In Hyphomicrobium denitrificans 1NES1, the genomic stretch TTCGGCCTCGCCGCCGTCAACCGGCGGACCAACGGGCCATCCGCCCCGTCGCTTGCTGAAGAGCTAAAGCCGTCGATCGGAACGGAATTGAGATTTTTGGCCGGAAGCCGTTCGTCTGCGACACCCGCCGCAACAATCTGCGTGCCGTCACTTTGCACATCTTCGAACTGGGCATCTTCGGCGAGCGCACCGTTTGCGGAGGCCAACGCAAGAAGGGCAGCGACACCTGCCGACGCAAGCGGCTTGGCAAGAGCGGGACGCATGACGAACCCTCAAATACTGAACAAACTCCGAAGAAATGTGCCGCATGCGCGTAAAGGAAGTCTTACGAGCGCTCGTCAAACTACCGGCGGCGGCGAAGCAACCGTCGCCGGGTGACGCGCGTCAGACTTACGGACTCGCCGCAGTTTCCGCCTGGAACCGCCAATACGTTCCGGCGGCCGACTGGACCGTCAGGATGTCCTTAACGCGTTTGTCCGGCGGCCGAAGCCCGGATGCGACGAGGGCCTTCACGTCATTGAGCAGCGCGGGATTTTCCGCATAGCCCGAATGATTGAGGCCCAGCGCGTCCGTCGAGACGGCGGTAACGTCAATCGTATCGACGCCAGGGATGATCAGGGGCCCGGTCTCAGGGACATCGCCGGCGCGCGGGACGCCACCCCAGAACCGCGCCGAATAGCTCAACGCGCGATCGTTCGATGCCGCGTAGAGCGTCACGCCCTTGGAGAAGTTGGTGATCTCGCGCGCAATGATATTGAACTTGTCGCGGTCGACGTCAGGGGCGGCGAGAATGACCTGGCTGATCACGACGCCAGGCGGCACTTTCGTCTTCATGCGCTCCAGCACACGCAACAGAAGCTCGTTCCCCATCGAATGCGCGATCAGGCTGATCGATTTTGCGCCGCTCTTCTGGATCACGAGGTTCAGAAACTCCGTCAGCGTCGGCTCGGCCTGCTCGACGCTTCCGTGATCGTAGGTATAGCTCGCGACCTTGCCACCCGACGGCCAGCTATAGAGGAACGGAACACCGTCGAAGCGCAGGTCGTAGGCGATCTGAGCCGTACGGTAGAGTGCGTTGTCGAACGACGTGTTGAACCCGTGCACGAAGATGAAGGCATGGTCCTTGAACGTCGTTGACGTCGCCAGCCGCTGCTTGATGAGAGCCAGCATCTGATCTTCGGTCAGGCTTTTGATTTCCTGCACCGTGAAGTGCTTCTCGGGATCTTCCTTCTCCTCGTAAATCTTGACCTTGAAATACGGGATCTCGATCACGACTGGCCGCTCGATATGTGGCACCTTGTGAATGAGCGGCACCGTGATCAACGCGCGGCCGAGCTGCAGCTTGTGTCCACGCTCGGCGCCGAACTGCAACCGGTCTGGATCGGGTTCGATCGCGCGATCCGTTCCATAAAAAACCGGGACGACGTCGTAGGCTTTTGCCGGGTCCTCGACGGGCTTGGCTGGCGCCGCCTCTTTCGCCTCATCCGACCGACGGGCTGCGGCCGCCGCATGCGCTTCCTCTTCGGCACGGCGGACTGCTGCCGCAGCAGCAGCCTCGGCTGCTGCACGCATCGCTGCTCCAGGCGCCGCCGACGGCATCGGAGGCTCCGCAGTGGCCGCGGGCGGCTTCGGTTCAGGCGCTGTCGCCTGCTCAGAAGGCGGTGGAGAAGGAGGCGGCAGCGATTCCGCTGTTTCGGACGGTGGGGCCGCACCTCCGGACAGCTGCGATTCCGCTGTTTCGGACGGCGGGGCCGCGCCTCCGGCCGGCTCCGAGGCTTCCGGTGACGGAGCACCCGCGCCCGGGGCTATGTCGTCAGGCGGGGACGCTTCAGCGACTGGTGGCAGAGGCGGGGCTGCGCCACCTGCGGCTTCCGTCGGTACTTCGGATTCGACTGGCGCTTCTGCTTCAGATGGGGCGCTTGGAGCTGGTGCTGCCGAAGGCGCCGGAGCAGGAACCGGGCGCGCATCGGCTGTCCGGTCCGCCTCCGATTGTGCCTCAGGCGCTTTTGCAAGCTTCGGCGCCTGCGTGCAGGCGGCAAGCACGCTGCAAGCTGCGATCGCAGCAATCAGAACCCCCGACCGGCGCGACTGCAGCCGACGCTTGGCAAGCGTGAACATCGCATCCCTCCCCGCAATCCGTCTTGACCTCTGGCCCAGTGGAAATTCTAGGGGGCCGGCCCAGCTAGGGCAACAAACTCTGCATGCCGACGAATTGTGTCAGCAGGATTGTGCCTGGAGGGCGACGAAATCCGGACTTGCGGGCAACCCCATTCCTGACCATGGTCGGCCCCTTGAAAGATAAGGATATCCAAGCGAATCATGGCCATTGCCACCCTGCCCGCCCATCGTATTCCCGTCGCAGATTACGTGGCCGGCATTACCGCCGGCGACCGCGCGCTCCTCGCCCGCGCGATCACGCTCGTCGAAAGCACGAACCCGGAGCACGGCCGCCTCGCGCAAAGCGTGTTGCAGGAGCTTCTGCCGAAAACTGGGAACGCCGTGCGCCTCGGCATTACCGGCGTACCGGGTGTTGGAAAATCGACGACAATCGATCAGTTCGGCATGAACCTCATCGCGGAAGGCCATCTCGTGGCCGTGCTCGCGATCGATCCGACGTCGAAGCGTTCAGGCGGCTCTATCCTCGGCGACAAGACACGCATGAGCGCACTGGCGCAGGAGCGGAACGCATTCATCCGGCCGTCGCCATCGTCTGGCACACTCGGCGGCGTGACGCGCAAGACGCGCGAGACGATGGCCCTCGTCGAGGCGGCGGGGTTCGATGTCGTCATCGTCGAAACGGTCGGCGTCGGACAATCGGAGGTCGCGGTTTCCGATATGGTCGACTTCTTCCTGGTGCTCTTGCTGGCAGGCGGCGGCGACGATCTGCAAGGCATCAAAAAGGGCATCATCGAGCTTGCCGATATGATCGCCATCAACAAAGCCGACGGTGATAACGTCAAGCGCGCGGAACGTGCTGCGGCCGACTACCGGCACGCTCTGCAGATCTTCACGCCGCACAATGCGACGTGGTTCCCGCCCGTGCTTACGGTCTCGGGGATCGAAAATCGCGGACTCAAAGAACTCTGGGCCAAGGTTCTCGACCATCGAGACAAGATGTCGGGAACGGGCGAATTCCAGAAGCGCCGCCAGGCACAAGCTGTGTCGTGGATGCGCGACATGCTCGAAGACCGGCTGATGGGTGCGCTGAAAGCAAACCCGAAAGTTGCGGCCGAGCTTCCGAAGATCGAAGCTTCGGTGCGTGAAGGAACCCTGCTGCCGACACTGGCGGTCGAGCGGCTGATGGGCTTCATGGGGCTTTAGCTTCCGTGCCGATCGCCACTTCGACTGGCGCCTGGGGTGCTCTATATTGAGCCATGCCCCTATGGACGGACCTTCCCCCGACTGTATTGTTGACCGGCTTCGGGCCGTTTCCGGGCGTTCGCAGGAACGCATCGGCCTCGCTCGTCAAATGGCTCTCGTTCAAAGCGCGAATTGCGCTGCCGCACTGCCGGTTCGTCGCCGCCGTTCTGCCAACAGAATGGACGCGCGCACCGAGTATCCTTGCCGAACTCTATGAACGGCACGATCCTGTGTTGGCTCTCCACTTTGGTGTCGCTACCAATATGCGCGGCTTTCGAGTCGAGACCGAGGCTCGGAATTTCTGCCGTATGTCGCCGGATGCCGCTGGCAGCCTGCCGGTTCTCAATCGCGTATTCGAGGACGGTGCGCCGACGCTTCCGGCAACAATCGCAGCGACATCC encodes the following:
- a CDS encoding alpha/beta hydrolase, which translates into the protein MFTLAKRRLQSRRSGVLIAAIAACSVLAACTQAPKLAKAPEAQSEADRTADARPVPAPAPSAAPAPSAPSEAEAPVESEVPTEAAGGAAPPLPPVAEASPPDDIAPGAGAPSPEASEPAGGAAPPSETAESQLSGGAAPPSETAESLPPPSPPPSEQATAPEPKPPAATAEPPMPSAAPGAAMRAAAEAAAAAAVRRAEEEAHAAAAARRSDEAKEAAPAKPVEDPAKAYDVVPVFYGTDRAIEPDPDRLQFGAERGHKLQLGRALITVPLIHKVPHIERPVVIEIPYFKVKIYEEKEDPEKHFTVQEIKSLTEDQMLALIKQRLATSTTFKDHAFIFVHGFNTSFDNALYRTAQIAYDLRFDGVPFLYSWPSGGKVASYTYDHGSVEQAEPTLTEFLNLVIQKSGAKSISLIAHSMGNELLLRVLERMKTKVPPGVVISQVILAAPDVDRDKFNIIAREITNFSKGVTLYAASNDRALSYSARFWGGVPRAGDVPETGPLIIPGVDTIDVTAVSTDALGLNHSGYAENPALLNDVKALVASGLRPPDKRVKDILTVQSAAGTYWRFQAETAASP
- the meaB gene encoding methylmalonyl Co-A mutase-associated GTPase MeaB; the protein is MAIATLPAHRIPVADYVAGITAGDRALLARAITLVESTNPEHGRLAQSVLQELLPKTGNAVRLGITGVPGVGKSTTIDQFGMNLIAEGHLVAVLAIDPTSKRSGGSILGDKTRMSALAQERNAFIRPSPSSGTLGGVTRKTRETMALVEAAGFDVVIVETVGVGQSEVAVSDMVDFFLVLLLAGGGDDLQGIKKGIIELADMIAINKADGDNVKRAERAAADYRHALQIFTPHNATWFPPVLTVSGIENRGLKELWAKVLDHRDKMSGTGEFQKRRQAQAVSWMRDMLEDRLMGALKANPKVAAELPKIEASVREGTLLPTLAVERLMGFMGL
- a CDS encoding pyroglutamyl-peptidase I, producing MPLWTDLPPTVLLTGFGPFPGVRRNASASLVKWLSFKARIALPHCRFVAAVLPTEWTRAPSILAELYERHDPVLALHFGVATNMRGFRVETEARNFCRMSPDAAGSLPVLNRVFEDGAPTLPATIAATSIVRHLEAQGYNATLSNDAGGYLCNAVLYHSLAEARDRGGRCKVGFIHVPADAKLRDTVGYAVPGAVEILKVALNALSPAPILTSV